The genomic DNA ttgCCCTTATGTCAAAGAACTATGGTTTAAGATTCCGCAGAAGTGTGGACTGGAAAGATAGATTGGAGGCTGGACAGCAGAACTGAATTTGACACCTTTATGCTCATTGCTCAATAATCCTGTGGCATGCACTCATCTACTATAAAGGTGTTTCGTAATGAAGATCCCTCCGAGGAGGGAGAGAACACGGACTTCAAATTCACAGGATGGTTCGTGATAGGATGTTGAGAATCAATAGATTGCAGCAGAAGATAACGAAGGCTTCACAGAGAAATACTCTTTGAGTGGGACATCTTGTATTTGGGGGTTAACTGTTAAAGTTGTCTTACGTTTATGAGTTGGGCCTATGTGCCTTTTTTTTCGAGCCTGAGTGCTCAAATTCCTGATCAGATTTTGGCATATGACTCTCGGGCTCTTGTATGACATATCCTGATGGGGTTATTTGAATAAGAGCACCGCTGGATCATTGATccgaaaacaaaaagaaacatTCCTTCACTTTTTAAAGCAAAAGTCACTCAcatattaatgaaaaaaatgtcATCTCAATGGAATtatcattttgaattttacgAGTTCAATCAAATAAAGCGACAGTAGAAAATGTTGATCCAGAATTCTGCACCAAACCAATCGTGTAAACTGACATGGGAAGAAGACGTGGTCTCGAGTCTCCTCTTCTAAACTGCAGAAAGCACAACAACTATCCCGATCCAGACATCCCCAAACTTTCAACCGACTCTTTGTCGCTAACCTATCAAGAATAGCCAGCCGGCAAATAAAAGATACCTTCGGGATATTCATAGAAAACTAGAATAGATAGCATGGATCCCACATTGGATTGGCGCCCTGTTCATAATGATATCACAGACTGTTCGGGATCCACCGATAAAGGAACTCAAAACAAAATAGAGTTTATTCTTGGTGAGTTACAGAACCCAGTGCATTTAATCCGATTTTGGCGAGGTAAGATTTGCACCCGAAATCACTATGCTCAAACAGCGATCGACGATAGATAACTCGAGCACTTACAAGACAACAGTAATAAGCCGCTAATCCCCAAGCCTTTAGTCCTGAGGCCAGTTCCAATGGGTGCTTGGACATTCTAATAGTATAATATTCTTAAGCTAAACTTTCAAATTTACAGGAGAATTATTACACAGCACATTGACCACTTGTTGCTGTACAACAAATCCTCAAGAAGGAACAAAATTCTCAAACTAATCAACTGTAGGACAACGCTGTAGTGAATCTGCCACTACTTGATGCCGAATCTGCTCTGCTCAGTTCCTCTTCATTCTCCTGCAGAAGGAAACAAGAAAAGGGAATGTAACAGCATGAAGCTTGAAAGAACACTTCATTTGCTGTGCAATAATGAATCTGTTAATTTGAATTGCATGCCATAAAAGTGCAAGTCTATGCCAATTCTGTTTTTCTGTTGTATATTCCACATAAACAACAGGAGCTCGCGTAAGAAGAAATTCAATTGAAATTTTGCTCTGGGAGATACTTTTGGATTGTTAGTAGTTCTCTAACACGCGCTATTTGTACTTTTCTTCCTGAAGAAAACCTCTAGAACAAATCAAAGTCCAGGAACGTGCATTGCAAAATCATATGCTCACCAGTATGTTCAGTTTGGACCTGAAGACTTGATTCCGTGGCGCTTGAAGAATTCTCTGAATCCGTACAAACTCTGGTCATAATTGAACTGCACAGATAAGAAGAGCACTATGATCAGGAGACACTAAGAACAGCCCAATAAATATGTAGGAAAGAGAAATATCTTCTGTAGCTTCTCAATAATAAATATGATTATTCCTATATAAATTACTATAGTACTACCCATCTTACTGAACATTCTACACATGCCTTACTCATGATCTCTGAGCTCATATTTAATGAGAAATCAAACAAACAGATGAGATTCAGGAAGGTCAGCAAAGGTTCTCCTTAGAGCCTCAACATATGAAAATATGGTCATCAACTTACTGGTAGAACCTTCACAGAATACTTCATGACACTAGGATCAGCTCTTCCTTGATTAGCTGCCTGACCAGAAGCAAATACCGGCAGCAAATGCCCAAAAATCAGagaaaaaagtcaaaaacCTGAGGATATGGTTGGGAACATGTATGAGTTGATATTGGGAGTCAAGAAGATTGACTAAAATAGTTTTATTGAACAAGAGTCCCTTTCAAAAACCTGTAGATGATTATTAACGGAAACATATACGAGAATTACTTACAGATTAAGACTGAGAATTTTCTCTCACCTGTTCTGGACTATGAAAGATCTCAATAAATGGATATTCATTCTTCTGTCGTGTCATACAGAACCCTGGGTATTTTGGACACTCAACCTGAGAACAGTCAGCATAAGTACCAgaattttatttgagagaaaataCTAGATTGTCCAAAAGCTTCCCACCAACACATAGAGGAAGGAAAAATACTGCATTTGAGAAAGATTAAATAGGCAATTCTTTGACGACTGAGAACAAAATCATAAGATATTTAAATACCTGGCaagacttttaatttttaacagAGCACTACAAACGATGACTTACGCGCATAAATTTGACATTGGGATAAAATGCAACAGCAGCTTCCTCCAATACTTTGTCCAGATGCTTTGTTAAGTTACCCCTGAACCATCAACAAAAAAGTACTTCAACCCACTATCTCAGTTGATCACGAAAACTGAAAGTAAGAGACCAGCATTTGCAGAGATACCTAATAGTAAATGCAACGACTACAGGATAGCCTTCATGAAGGAGTTGCACAAACTCGCGCTCTGATGTGAAGTGGACTAAACGTGATGGCCCAAGATCCTTTGGGTAACCCGTATAGTACCTATAAAGAGTAAAGACCCTCATAAGAAGAAAGGGGCTCAAAGAAAGACATCGCAAACAGATGTTAACATGTGGGAATAGGTAGACATCACAAACATGGCTTAACTGAAGGGAGACTGATCATACTTGCTGGTTGCTCGGAGATGACTCATCATCCTATCAAAAATTGATGGTTCCCCCATTTGACTAGATATACTGGAATCCACGTCACAATACCTGCATGGCAATCTCTTGTACACCTTAAAAATTGAGATAAGTACATAAAATTCAATGGTTTTTCCAACATGATTATTCATATGCTATGCATTTAGGGGATGGGGGTGATGCCTGTGGAGCACAAGCAAGAGGCTTTAATACGGGCCTATCCCAAATAATCGAAATCAAATTATCTAACATCCAGTGTTTCATACAAAAAATGAATGTTTGCTCCAAACATGAGAACAATTACTGCAAAACAGACAGCGCAAGAGGACAGTAACCTCCTACCTAACACACTTCCATGCCAAACATAATACATTCCGCAAAGAATGGTTTTAATAACTACTCAAAATCTAAAAGTAGAGCACACGGATCATATACGTATCAAAACAGACAACTTTCCCTAGGCATTTCATCAAACAGCTTCGAGGTGACCAGGGTCAACGTAAACAGAGCACAGAAACGGAAAACATAAGCTAGAAAATTCACCAAGAGATCAAACCCATTTCTACGAAAGCAATCAAGCAAACACACAGCGAGCTAAAAAGGGTGCTCTtgttcaaccaaaaaaaatatatatatatgctcatgAGAAAATCAGAGCGAAAGGGGTTGCAAAGattaaaattttgagaaaGATTTTAAGATAAACTGGACGAATCAAGCCAACAAAGGAGTGATCTTTCAGTCTGTTGAAGTGTTCATTCTCACCTCAAAGGATCAAACACCGCAGCTTTTGCTGAGGATTTGGTGGGGGAGGGATGGATCGAGTACAGACTACAGACTGATCCAATAGCATTAGCAAGACCCCAATATTTCACGTCTTTCTACTTTGGCCCTATCCGACATAATTGCAAGATGAAACTATCAATCAATCTGGTCCCTGAAGTTTAACATGGCCTCCACTTTGAACCTTAAAACAATTTTGCCATCAATACTGTCcctgactctttttttttttccgtttatCAATATGGTCCACAGTTAACATAATCAAACAGGAACGTGGAGTACGTTGTCACTTTTAGTTTGTCAAACTCCAAAAATACTTTGTTTtgctatttttaaaaataaaaagaacaatattttaaaataatatatttttaatagagGAGTGCTTCGCTCCCCACTGGCAAATACCCCCACAAGTGAGGTCATCTGAGGCGATAGAAGCCTTTGTCGATAGGGACCTCACCTTTAATTGCCCATTAGGATTTGCCCATTAGTTATgtgaatttataaattattatataatagagTAAATAGGCTATATCGTCTTTGAGATTTGGACTTtgaatcaatttggtcattttgttatttttcctaTCAATTGGGTCCTTGGTGTCATCAATCAAGTTTGAGGGTTTCAATTAGGTCCCTGAGAGATCAATTAGGTCCCCCCATGTATGAGAGTTTACATCAAGTGAGAGTCAAACATCAAAATGGTCCCTCCGTTAATTAACTAGCCTAAAGttaatggaaaagaatgttTACATCAAATCAGAGAGAGGGAGTTTGGCGATGGTGATGAAGAAGCAAGATAAGAtgaatttttcattcatttcatacaaaaatttccttttataaatagaaaaattacaaaaggatTGAGCGGATTGAGCGGGAACAACTATAAGCAAGAACAACAATACTAATCATCCAATTCAGGATCATCATCTTTATCATTAGACATTGGGGAGGGTGGATCATCATCGAAGAAATCATCATCTTCAGCATCAAGCATGAAGAAATCAACATCATCATCTTGATCATCAGTAGAAGGGGTGGTGCTCTGGTTTGATAGTCGGCAAGTTTGCGGTGAGAGATATAGTGCCGAAACCCTTCAAAATCATCACTTGAATCATCGTCAGCATCATCGCCTGAATCATTGTCAAAATCGTCtttcgtcttcttcctcttttgtctctcctcttcctcaaGTAGATCAGCAAGTAAGTTTGCTCTGTCCTGtaagataaaatttttaagttaGGGCTACGACGTTATGCATTGAGAGGGAGATCTATGCTATTTGTAGGGAAAGAAGCAATCATTACTGATTTTGGGGGACTCCTATTATCGTGCATGAATGCCCATAGCATGCATTCTTTAGCGGGCTGTCTCTTCATTTCCTGCTGAAGCACAAAGCATAGTTGGCCAATTAATGGTGAATGACTCCTTGTTTTGGCTTCCTAAACCATCAGTTGGGTCTCATCAACTTCGTTTTGTGGTTTTATGGCTTTCGAAACCATCAGTTGGGTCATATAGTTGACCGCTAATGGATGCACGGAGTCAATTCACCCTAAAACCACAAAATCACATAGAGTTGTAAATTCTATGTTCCATTGATGCACAACTATTGCGGGCTCGATTTCGCAAGTGAGCTTCCTCTTGCTCCTTGCCATTGCAATCAATCACCTTGGGCAGATTAGACCGCCATGGGAACTCGATCTTGTTGTGCTAAAGAGAAAGAGGGCGCGATTTCGAGTTTTGCGGTCGAGCAAAGGAGAGGATGAATAGGAGGGAATGCTATTTGGGTTCAGGGGTCGAACAAATGAGAGGATGAAGAGGAAGCGGAGGGCTCACACCCTGTTAAATGTCCAACGAACATAATGGGGATAAAAACCTTATGGACCTATTTGATGTTTATTTGTTTGGCCCCATTAACGGCGAAAGGTAGGGAGATAACGGTGAAAATCCAATTTATGTAGACTTCAAGCtatggactaaattgatatataaaatatgtagaCTTCAAGCTATGGACTAAATTAATACATAaaaggacgaaattgatgcataAAGGACTAAACTTATACATAAAGGATTCGATTGAGCGGGAATCTTCAAGTAGAGGACTCAATTGAtgtcaaaaataattaaaagaccAAATTGATACAAAGTCCAACTCTTAGGGACAGAAAGTCTATTTACTCTATATAATAATGAGAGTAATAATTAGCTTGCCAAAATTGTTACTTgcttcaaatcaaattaatgcACTCATTAGGAAATTTTTGATACATTACACAAATTACTGCTAGCGCATCTGGCTATGAAaaaacatatatgtgtgtCTGTGTGTATAGACCCCTGCTAAGATTTCATTCTACATTTAGTAGAAGAAAGCTGAGAATAGTGAAGAACCAATGAAGATCACGAGCTTCTGCTTTGCAACAATCCTTCTTGGTCTCATCTTCATTGCCAGTGGTAATGGTcttaattcatatatttctCTTTCTAGATGATGATCTTAGGCAGGCCTCATTCATATGGCACAATAATTATACATGAGTTATCTTAtctcattttaattatttatctgGGGTGTTCACTACTTcacgaaataaaaattcacCATCTATCATTTTGGTGCTTAATTTGATGGACCTCCAGTTAGAGTCGACTTAGGAATTTTCTcttatttgatgcaaaaactaacatttgtttggtttgttagtgtgattttaaaatcacactttaacttaattctacctacaataaaacaaaataactcatacaaagtcaaagagtatgtcccatttatactactttttttccacgacaaaacaaaatagctcatacaaagtcaaaggatgAGCTTCATATATAACCATTTATGtaactctttttcaaaattaaaatgtgattttaaaatattatttacaaaccaaacgcagcaaaTGGCCACGACCTTCACAAGCTAACGACCCTACAATTACATCTCAGATGTCGATGGCCTTGTTCTCCAACGGCGACAAGCTAACAACCCTACAATTACATTGCCGcattaattaatgattttaGTCAAGAAAACATATGATCATGTCAAGGAATTCAATTTCTTGAATCTGATTTATAACCAATCATTAATTCCACTGGGACGCACGCATATCTCACTGAGATAACCTAATTAAATACCCTCGCAAAGATGGAACACTAATACACAATTGACACGATTTATTGATCAGTAAAGGTTTTTTAGAGGTAAAATTTAGTCTCATATACCACTTTTTGACTCTATAATAAGTTTCAAAGGCAGGATTTTGTTTGCCCATGCTGCCTCTAGAATCCAACTTAAGTTATTTTAAGACCTAAAGTGTGAaaacaaatataattaaacTTCTGTTCGATTTGATAGTGCTTTTtactgattgaaaaaaaatactgaGACAAGTTTTAAAATA from Punica granatum isolate Tunisia-2019 chromosome 2, ASM765513v2, whole genome shotgun sequence includes the following:
- the LOC116193461 gene encoding uncharacterized protein LOC116193461 isoform X2 → MGEPSIFDRMMSHLRATSKYYTGYPKDLGPSRLVHFTSEREFVQLLHEGYPVVVAFTIRGNLTKHLDKVLEEAAVAFYPNVKFMRVECPKYPGFCMTRQKNEYPFIEIFHSPEQAANQGRADPSVMKYSVKVLPFNYDQSLYGFREFFKRHGIKSSGPN
- the LOC116193461 gene encoding uncharacterized protein LOC116193461 isoform X1, translating into MNNHVGKTIEFYVLISIFKVYKRLPCRYCDVDSSISSQMGEPSIFDRMMSHLRATSKYYTGYPKDLGPSRLVHFTSEREFVQLLHEGYPVVVAFTIRGNLTKHLDKVLEEAAVAFYPNVKFMRVECPKYPGFCMTRQKNEYPFIEIFHSPEQAANQGRADPSVMKYSVKVLPFNYDQSLYGFREFFKRHGIKSSGPN
- the LOC116193461 gene encoding uncharacterized protein LOC116193461 isoform X3, giving the protein MNNHVGKTIEFYVLISIFKVYKRLPCRYCDVDSSISSQMGEPSIFDRMMSHLRATSKYYTGYPKDLGPSRLVHFTSEREFVQLLHEGYPVVVAFTIRGNLTKHLDKVLEEAAVAFYPNVKFMRVECPKYPGFCMTRQKNEYPFIEIFHSPEQVFDFFL